A genomic stretch from Synergistaceae bacterium includes:
- the ruvC gene encoding crossover junction endodeoxyribonuclease RuvC, with the protein MEVSESGPGLVCLGVDPGLARMGYGLVKQSGSVVRALGFGCIETSSDMEFTQRLLRLYQALGEQLENCSPDFMCVERLFFGRNITTAEFVWQARGVVMLLAAQKSLRVLEPKPNQVKMAVCGTGTADKPQMQKMVQRLLALNAIPKPDDAADALAIALTGLTYYRHEQKTGESL; encoded by the coding sequence GTGGAGGTTTCAGAATCTGGACCTGGGCTCGTCTGCCTGGGAGTCGATCCCGGGTTGGCGCGAATGGGTTATGGCCTGGTGAAGCAATCGGGATCTGTGGTTCGCGCTTTGGGGTTCGGTTGTATAGAGACGAGTTCCGATATGGAATTTACGCAACGCCTTTTGCGCCTGTACCAAGCCCTTGGGGAGCAGCTCGAAAACTGCTCCCCCGATTTTATGTGTGTGGAGCGCCTTTTTTTTGGCCGCAATATCACAACGGCGGAGTTTGTTTGGCAGGCCAGGGGCGTGGTGATGCTGCTGGCTGCGCAAAAGAGCCTCAGAGTCCTGGAGCCGAAGCCCAATCAGGTTAAGATGGCCGTTTGTGGAACGGGAACCGCCGATAAGCCCCAAATGCAAAAGATGGTGCAGCGGCTTCTGGCGCTGAACGCGATACCCAAGCCGGACGATGCGGCCGACGCTCTAGCCATAGCGTTGACGGGGCTGACGTACTACAGGCATGAGCAGAAGACGGGAGAAAGCCTATGA